The following coding sequences are from one Nicotiana tabacum cultivar K326 chromosome 1, ASM71507v2, whole genome shotgun sequence window:
- the LOC107793771 gene encoding potassium channel KAT3-like: protein MSLCDITRYQHESLTNCLAKIWQTFWVVLVAYSGWSSPFELAFKKVAVEGLLPLDIVVDASFAIDILLTFFVAYSDKSTYLLVDDHKKIAFRYVIHLGFPMDVASTVPFQTIFRIFDGKKQGEDVFGFLNLLRLWRLRRVNKFFSRLEKDIRFSYFWTRFCKLICMTLFAVHSVGCLYYWLATHYHTAENTWIGSNVTNFQERSISLGYTYSMYWSVATLTTVGYGDLRAHNTGEKIFSIFYMFFNIGLTAYLIGNMTNLIVHGIARTFAMRDAINKTVRYASKNILPEGIKEQVLAHLTLKFRTAELQQEEVIGDLPKAIRCSIAQYLFHTTLENTYLLKGVSEDFLVQLVSEIKAEYFPPKVDIVIQNDIPTDFYIVVSGAVEVVTYKNGMEQVVRISHHHFKQLLQPLNADGKIILSNFLQHLKGMEREEIPLISELLSDLKSEVGTVSRRQNHEGQSQDGNSNPRVSDTLPTRVIIHGHHPHDKPNEGGIAGKPIHLPESVEGLLTIAEKRFGKRGSKILMANGSQMEDLGALQENDHLYIV, encoded by the exons atgtcattatgtgacataacacgttatcagcacgagtctctaaccaatt GTTTAGCAAA AATATGGCAAACATTTTGGGTGGTATTGGTAGCATACTCAGGATGGTCATCCCCTTTCGAGTTGGCATTCAAGAAGGTAGCCGTTGAAGGCCTTTTGCCTCTTGATATAGTGGTCGATGCCTCCTTCGCCATTGACATTCTTCTCACTTTCTTTGTCGCTTACTCGGACAAATCCACTTATTTACTCGTTGATGATCATAAGAAAATTGCTTTCAG GTATGTCATTCATCTAGGGTTCCCAATGGATGTTGCATCAACCGTACCATTTCAAACCATATTCCGGATCTTTGACGGGAAGAAGCAAGGAGAAGATGTTTTTGGCTTCCTAAACTTGCTCAGACTTTGGCGACTACGGCGTGTTAATAAATTCTTCTCAAG GCTAGAGAAGGACATTCGGTTCAGCTACTTCTGGACAAGATTCTGTAAACTAATTTGT ATGACCTTATTCGCTGTGCATTCCGTTGGCTGTTTATATTACTGGCTAGCAACTCATTATCATACTGCAGAGAATACCTGGATTGGATCAAATGTTACTAATTTCCAAGAAAGAAGTATCTCTCTAGGATACACATATTCCATGTATTGGTCTGTTGCTACCCTCACCACGGTTGGCTACGGTGATCTTCGTGCACATAATACAGGAGAGAAGATTTTCTCCATCTTCTACATGTTTTTCAACATTGGCCTCACTGCTTACTTAATTGGCAACATGACCAATCTTATTGTCCATGGCATTGCTCGAACTTTCGCAATG CGGGACGCCATCAATAAGACAGTGAGATATGCAAGCAAGAATATACTTCCAGAAGGCATAAAAGAGCAAGTTCTGGCACATTTGACTCTCAAATTCAGGACTGCAGAACTACAGCAAGAGGAAGTAATTGGAGACTTGCCCAAAGCAATAAGATGTAGCATTGCGCAATATCTTTTCCATACAACACTTGAAAATACCTACCTTTTAAAAGGGGTTTCTGAAGATTTCTTAGTCCAGTTG GTTTCCGAGATAAAAGCAGAATACTTTCCACCAAAAGTTGACATTGTTATTCAAAATGATATACCAACAGATTTCTATATTGTTGTCTCTGGAGCTGTG GAAGTGGTTACATACAAGAATGGAATGGAACAG GTTGTTCGAATCAGCCATCATCATTTCAAGCAACTGCTGCAGCCACTTAACGCAGATGGAAAGATAATCCTCTCCAATTTTCTTCAG CATCTGAAAGGAATGGAAAGGGAAGAGATACCACTCATATCAGAGCTGCTCAGTGACCTGAAAAGTGAG GTGGGTACAGTGAGTAGGAGACAAAATCATGAAGGACAAAGCCAAGATGGAAATAGTAA TCCCAGAGTGTCAGACACACTTCCCACTAGGGTTATAATACATGGACATCATCCACATGACAAGCCAAATGAAGGAGGAATTGCAGGAAAACCAATACATCTACCTGAGTCAGTTGAAGGTCTCCTAACAATAGCAG AGAAAAGGTTTGGCAAAAGAGGAAGTAAAATTCTCATGGCAAATGGCTCCCAAATGGAGGATTTGGGCGCTTTACAGGAAAATGATCACTTGTATATAGTTTGA